A genomic region of Rhodothermia bacterium contains the following coding sequences:
- a CDS encoding GNAT family N-acetyltransferase — translation MSFWQTKKIRLREMDTEDVDILIEWRNDSEAFRQLDLLPPLVAKTWQKHLIERHNTAPIDDDNYRFLIEDTNKEVVGGITTIACDRRVGSFSYEVFIEKEFRRKGYATDAIGLILRFFFEELRYQKVTIATLSTNEAGLALHKKLSFQTEGCLRHMAYSGGKHLDLNLLGLIRDEWEEQFPHPERFLETGNKKKLGF, via the coding sequence ATGAGCTTCTGGCAAACCAAAAAAATTCGACTCCGAGAAATGGATACCGAAGATGTAGATATTCTGATTGAATGGCGTAATGACAGCGAGGCATTCCGACAATTAGACCTTTTACCGCCATTGGTCGCCAAAACATGGCAAAAACACCTGATTGAGCGGCACAATACCGCACCAATTGATGATGATAACTATCGCTTTTTGATTGAAGATACGAACAAAGAAGTAGTCGGTGGGATTACCACTATCGCTTGTGATAGACGGGTTGGTTCATTTTCCTATGAAGTATTTATCGAGAAAGAGTTTCGGCGTAAAGGATATGCAACCGACGCCATCGGCTTGATCTTGCGTTTTTTCTTTGAGGAATTGCGCTACCAAAAAGTCACCATCGCTACACTATCCACTAATGAGGCAGGGCTTGCCCTACACAAAAAACTGTCCTTCCAAACTGAGGGATGTTTACGCCATATGGCATATTCGGGTGGCAAACACTTAGATTTAAACCTCCTCGGTTTGATTCGGGATGAATGGGAAGAACAATTCCCCCACCCAGAACGATTCTTAGAAACCGGAAACAAGAAAAAATTAGGCTTCTAA
- the bshB1 gene encoding bacillithiol biosynthesis deacetylase BshB1, translated as MKLDVLALAAHPDDIELSCGGTVCLMVKQGYKVGVVDFTRGELGSRGTPELREEEAAAASKVMGIHARENLGMADGNIVNTPENRLKVIRVLRRYRPHIVLVNAPKDRHPDHPNAANLAIEAIFYAGLRKIVTHEAEGSEQLPWRPSHVLHYLQSDMDDLSPTFVVDVTEVWAQRVQAMQAFRSQFWTPDYNPASNEPETFISSPAFMDWLEARARTFGYRIGAKYGEPFLYHNSPIGVKDLMQTLFAEKPY; from the coding sequence ATGAAGTTAGACGTATTGGCATTGGCGGCTCATCCTGATGATATCGAGTTGTCCTGCGGCGGAACGGTTTGTTTAATGGTGAAGCAAGGCTACAAAGTAGGCGTTGTGGATTTTACACGTGGAGAGTTGGGTTCTCGTGGAACACCAGAACTTCGGGAAGAAGAAGCGGCAGCGGCATCTAAAGTGATGGGCATCCATGCAAGGGAGAATTTGGGGATGGCGGATGGGAATATTGTCAATACGCCGGAAAATCGCCTAAAGGTCATTCGGGTTCTCCGACGTTACCGCCCTCATATTGTATTGGTGAATGCGCCAAAGGATCGTCATCCAGACCATCCGAATGCGGCTAATTTGGCGATAGAGGCCATTTTTTATGCGGGTCTTCGTAAGATTGTCACCCACGAAGCAGAGGGGAGTGAGCAGTTGCCTTGGCGACCAAGCCATGTACTGCATTATTTGCAATCGGACATGGATGACCTTTCGCCAACCTTTGTCGTCGATGTCACCGAGGTATGGGCGCAACGGGTACAGGCCATGCAAGCATTTCGTTCACAATTCTGGACGCCAGATTACAATCCGGCATCAAATGAGCCAGAAACCTTTATCTCTTCACCTGCATTTATGGACTGGTTAGAGGCACGGGCACGTACCTTTGGCTATCGCATTGGTGCAAAATATGGCGAGCCGTTTTTATACCACAACAGTCCTATTGGGGTGAAAGACTTGATGCAGACCTTGTTTGCAGAAAAGCCCTACTGA
- a CDS encoding TonB-dependent receptor produces the protein MLKYLWSLFLCLLVFAEASYAQNRFTISGYVEDIESGEKLIGATIYAPDLKAGTVANKYGFYSITLPAADVVKFVVSFVGYKVQLQDIPLRKDVVMNFRLVPEPASNETEILGERVENVVQSTRMGTIDVPIEQIRNVPAILGERDLLKAIQLLPGVKGGTEGSSGMYVRGGGPDQNLILLDGAPVYNASHLFGFFSVFNTDAIQHVELTKGGFPARYGGRLSSVLDISMKEGNLREWQADGGIGIISSRLTVQGPVIKDKMSLLVSGRRTYVDVLARPVIRALNARGEGPGGDVGYYFYDLNAKLNYIISPKDRIYLSTYNGKDHAYTDIASISEYKSSGPSEDPVTIASHERIDGNLKWGNQTTSLRWNHLFSQKLFANTMLTYSDYAFNIDISSEFKNLVNGSVVDRDYQRARYFSGITDKSARIDFDYLPVPTHAIKFGLSNIWHEYRPGAASIRVEATGEVPIDTTLVPKTKLTKATEMAAYIEDDWTLSGKMKMNFGLHASGFWVGKSFYPSLQPRLAFRYLVGPYALKASFVTMRQYIHLLANSGVGLPTDLWLPATDRVKPQAAWQVAAGVSRVFSDVGLEASIEGYYKPMKNLIEYKAGANFLNDPSTDWQDKVEIGNGEAYGLEFFLQKKIGRTSGWIGYTLSWSNRIFPNLNNGETFPYRYDRRHDIAVVVSHKFSKKVDFAFNWVFGSGNAVTLAQARYRGLDQVPGDFVAYYIGLSNKPHDSRVVLTDYGSRNGYRMTPTHRLDIAVNVHRDKAMSLFGKRIRTWTFGAYNAYNHKNPFYIYLSTQNEFDTGEFVLVTKYKQVSIIPVIPSISYTFKL, from the coding sequence ATGTTAAAATACTTATGGAGTTTGTTCTTGTGCCTTTTGGTATTCGCCGAGGCGAGTTATGCACAAAATCGTTTTACCATTAGCGGATATGTCGAAGATATAGAAAGTGGTGAAAAACTGATTGGTGCTACCATCTATGCACCTGACTTGAAAGCGGGTACGGTGGCGAATAAATACGGCTTTTATAGCATTACTCTTCCAGCCGCCGATGTGGTGAAATTCGTGGTGTCGTTTGTAGGTTATAAAGTGCAACTTCAGGATATCCCTCTGCGAAAGGATGTGGTCATGAACTTCCGTTTAGTACCAGAACCCGCTTCCAACGAGACGGAAATCTTGGGGGAGCGGGTAGAAAACGTGGTTCAGTCCACCAGAATGGGCACAATAGATGTGCCAATAGAGCAAATCCGCAATGTGCCCGCTATTTTGGGTGAGCGGGATTTGTTGAAAGCGATACAACTTCTGCCCGGTGTTAAGGGCGGGACTGAAGGATCCTCTGGGATGTATGTGCGGGGTGGAGGTCCAGACCAGAACCTCATTCTTTTGGATGGCGCTCCTGTTTATAATGCCAGCCATTTGTTTGGGTTCTTCTCGGTGTTTAATACCGATGCGATACAGCACGTTGAACTCACCAAAGGTGGTTTTCCAGCACGCTATGGTGGACGGCTTTCTTCGGTGTTAGACATTAGTATGAAGGAGGGCAATTTGCGGGAGTGGCAGGCGGATGGTGGCATAGGCATTATTTCTTCGCGGCTTACGGTGCAAGGCCCCGTGATCAAAGACAAAATGAGTCTTCTCGTTTCGGGGCGTAGAACATATGTGGACGTGTTGGCAAGGCCGGTTATAAGGGCGTTAAACGCACGGGGTGAAGGGCCGGGAGGCGATGTGGGATATTATTTCTATGACCTTAATGCAAAGTTAAACTACATTATATCTCCTAAAGACCGTATCTATCTTAGTACATATAATGGGAAAGATCATGCCTATACGGATATTGCCTCGATTTCAGAATATAAATCCAGTGGGCCTTCTGAGGATCCTGTTACCATTGCTTCCCACGAAAGGATAGATGGTAATTTGAAATGGGGAAACCAAACGACTTCCTTACGTTGGAACCATTTGTTCTCCCAAAAACTTTTTGCCAATACCATGCTCACCTATTCGGATTATGCCTTTAATATTGATATTTCCTCTGAGTTTAAAAATTTAGTGAATGGCAGCGTGGTGGATAGGGATTATCAACGTGCCCGTTATTTCTCTGGAATTACGGATAAAAGCGCCAGAATAGATTTTGATTATTTACCAGTTCCCACTCATGCCATAAAGTTTGGACTTTCCAATATTTGGCACGAATATCGCCCCGGTGCGGCAAGTATTCGGGTAGAAGCAACGGGCGAAGTACCCATAGACACCACTTTGGTTCCCAAAACCAAACTTACAAAAGCCACAGAGATGGCGGCATACATCGAGGACGACTGGACGTTGTCTGGAAAAATGAAGATGAATTTTGGGCTACATGCCTCCGGATTTTGGGTGGGGAAATCGTTTTATCCTTCACTACAACCACGTTTGGCATTTCGTTATTTGGTTGGGCCATATGCCCTAAAAGCCTCGTTTGTGACCATGCGGCAATATATTCACCTTTTGGCCAATAGTGGCGTGGGGCTACCGACGGATTTGTGGCTACCCGCAACCGATCGCGTGAAACCGCAGGCGGCATGGCAGGTGGCGGCGGGCGTCTCGCGGGTATTCTCGGACGTGGGCTTAGAAGCGAGTATAGAAGGATATTATAAACCCATGAAAAACCTGATCGAATACAAAGCTGGCGCAAATTTCCTGAATGATCCTTCAACCGATTGGCAAGATAAGGTGGAGATTGGTAATGGAGAAGCCTATGGCTTGGAGTTTTTCTTGCAGAAGAAAATTGGACGCACAAGCGGTTGGATTGGTTATACGCTCTCTTGGAGTAACCGAATATTTCCCAACCTAAACAATGGCGAAACATTCCCCTATCGTTACGACCGTAGGCACGACATCGCGGTGGTGGTGAGCCATAAGTTCTCCAAAAAGGTGGACTTTGCCTTTAATTGGGTCTTTGGCTCTGGAAATGCCGTAACACTTGCACAAGCAAGATATCGAGGCTTGGATCAGGTTCCGGGGGATTTTGTTGCCTACTATATTGGTTTGTCCAATAAACCGCATGATTCAAGGGTTGTACTCACGGATTATGGGAGTAGAAATGGTTATCGGATGACACCGACACACCGCTTGGATATAGCCGTTAATGTTCATAGAGACAAGGCAATGTCGCTTTTTGGGAAGCGCATCCGCACTTGGACGTTTGGGGCTTACAATGCGTATAACCATAAAAATCCATTCTACATTTATTTATCCACACAAAATGAATTTGATACAGGTGAGTTTGTATTGGTAACAAAGTATAAGCAAGTTAGCATCATTCCCGTTATCCCCTCTATCTCATATACGTTCAAATTATAA
- a CDS encoding NRDE family protein, which yields MCTLFCALGIHPVYPFIFAGNRDEFLKRPTEPASWWVDQPGVFAGKDLEGGGTWLGISASGKFGTLTNHRDLKNIIAQAPTRGELVANFLTGKTTPENYLSKCIPQMRLYNGFNLLVGQLRTLSGLPEIWYLHNVTATSDTFRLPLRLETGVYGLSNGLLNTPWPKVKAGLAQFSTLIQKTKLDPNDFFEMLSDETVYPDEQLPNTGVSLAWERTLSALCIHTPNYGTRINSVIFLKNNGFLTFWERTNNPNVPSFNLKKVQFFLGSPDPLYL from the coding sequence ATGTGTACACTATTCTGTGCATTGGGCATCCATCCCGTTTACCCTTTTATCTTTGCAGGCAATAGAGACGAGTTTTTGAAGCGCCCAACAGAACCGGCTTCTTGGTGGGTAGATCAGCCGGGGGTATTCGCAGGCAAAGATTTGGAAGGCGGGGGAACTTGGTTGGGTATTTCAGCATCAGGGAAATTTGGTACACTCACAAACCACCGAGACCTAAAGAATATTATTGCCCAAGCCCCAACTCGTGGTGAATTGGTTGCAAATTTCCTCACTGGTAAAACAACGCCAGAAAACTACCTCAGCAAGTGTATCCCACAAATGCGGTTGTACAACGGATTTAATCTTTTGGTTGGGCAATTACGTACCCTTAGCGGCTTACCTGAAATATGGTACCTACACAATGTCACCGCAACATCGGACACGTTCCGCCTACCACTACGGTTGGAAACGGGTGTTTATGGCCTCTCGAATGGCCTCTTAAATACACCTTGGCCCAAGGTTAAGGCTGGATTAGCACAGTTTTCCACCTTAATCCAAAAAACAAAACTCGACCCTAATGACTTTTTTGAAATGCTTTCGGACGAGACGGTGTATCCAGACGAGCAACTCCCGAACACAGGTGTCTCATTAGCGTGGGAGCGTACACTTTCGGCACTATGTATTCACACGCCAAACTATGGCACCAGAATTAATTCTGTTATCTTCTTGAAAAATAATGGCTTTTTGACTTTTTGGGAACGTACCAATAACCCAAACGTTCCGTCTTTTAACCTAAAAAAGGTGCAGTTTTTCCTTGGATCTCCAGATCCACTTTACCTTTAG
- a CDS encoding TIGR00730 family Rossman fold protein — MNICVFCASSETIAETYKEVARQFGLSIAQRGHTLVYGGGNVGLMGELARAVHEENGQVIGVIPESLKLKERAYIHADRLVVTPDMRTRKAVMDDLADVFVALPGGFGTLEEVTEVITARYLGFHHKQIFFLNTRRFYDPLFELFAHFSREGFAQPQHEVSFEVVETTEDFWANWIH; from the coding sequence ATGAATATCTGTGTTTTTTGTGCATCCAGCGAAACCATAGCTGAAACGTATAAAGAAGTTGCTCGGCAGTTTGGTCTGTCCATTGCACAGCGCGGCCATACATTGGTGTATGGTGGTGGCAATGTTGGACTTATGGGGGAATTGGCAAGAGCTGTGCATGAGGAGAACGGTCAGGTTATTGGTGTAATTCCGGAATCCTTAAAACTGAAAGAAAGGGCCTATATACATGCTGATCGCTTGGTGGTCACACCCGATATGCGTACTCGAAAGGCTGTAATGGATGATTTGGCTGATGTATTTGTGGCGCTACCCGGAGGTTTTGGTACGCTCGAAGAAGTGACCGAAGTGATCACGGCACGCTACTTAGGCTTTCATCACAAACAAATTTTCTTTCTAAATACGCGCCGCTTTTATGATCCTTTGTTTGAATTGTTTGCTCATTTTTCACGCGAGGGTTTTGCACAACCCCAGCATGAAGTGTCTTTTGAGGTCGTTGAGACTACGGAAGACTTCTGGGCAAATTGGATTCATTAA
- a CDS encoding HAD family hydrolase — protein MENWETEKLARLMEEFGDEWAEDEKVEDEPLSLPEVMFQTGDRPAVFLDRDGTINVEVQYLHRIEDFQWVSGAPEAIRWLNENGYAVIVVTNQAGIAHGYYHEEDVTCLHEFMQAELSKTKAHIDAFYYSPYHPEGKVEAYRREHPDRKPGTGLFVRAIEEWGIDPKHSFVIGDRNTDIDAGRALGMMTLLVLTGYGKQERLETLAHFIVRDVVDAVEHIEMLQTRKRKGLNSDLWDEGDQ, from the coding sequence ATGGAAAATTGGGAAACTGAAAAGTTAGCACGTTTGATGGAGGAATTTGGGGATGAATGGGCAGAAGATGAGAAAGTTGAAGACGAACCTTTATCACTTCCGGAAGTGATGTTCCAAACGGGCGATCGCCCAGCCGTTTTTTTAGACCGTGACGGCACGATCAACGTGGAAGTCCAATATTTACACCGGATCGAAGACTTTCAGTGGGTATCGGGCGCACCAGAAGCCATCCGTTGGCTAAATGAAAACGGTTATGCCGTCATTGTTGTCACCAACCAAGCCGGAATTGCTCATGGGTATTATCACGAAGAAGATGTAACGTGCCTTCATGAATTTATGCAGGCGGAGTTGTCAAAGACAAAGGCACATATAGACGCTTTTTATTATTCGCCTTATCACCCAGAAGGCAAGGTGGAAGCCTATCGTAGAGAACATCCGGACCGAAAACCGGGCACGGGACTTTTCGTCCGAGCGATCGAAGAATGGGGAATTGACCCTAAGCACTCATTTGTAATCGGCGACCGCAATACCGATATTGATGCAGGGCGGGCATTGGGCATGATGACCCTATTGGTCTTAACTGGATACGGAAAACAAGAACGTTTGGAGACCTTGGCACACTTCATTGTACGCGACGTTGTAGATGCCGTTGAACACATCGAAATGCTACAGACCCGAAAGCGAAAGGGACTAAACTCCGACCTTTGGGACGAGGGAGACCAGTAA
- a CDS encoding sigma-70 family RNA polymerase sigma factor, whose protein sequence is MYDSDRIEGLLMAMNEGDLKARDTLFKLVYQELGQIARVNLRTWRKASPTIDTRALVHETFLKITSGKSPDWQGRAHFYNAVAKAMRQIILNYVRDKQAEKRKGIHHSVLELDEQLELLVAEEPERIEALNEALQLLEKTDKRCFDVVNYRFFLGLDINETAQLLGINARTVNRDWAFSRAWLETRIEEMLSQPK, encoded by the coding sequence ATGTATGATTCGGATCGCATCGAAGGCTTGCTCATGGCCATGAACGAGGGAGACCTAAAGGCCAGAGACACCTTGTTTAAATTGGTTTACCAAGAGTTAGGCCAGATTGCCCGTGTTAACTTGCGAACATGGCGGAAGGCAAGTCCAACCATTGACACCCGCGCATTGGTTCACGAAACCTTTTTAAAAATTACCTCTGGCAAGTCGCCCGATTGGCAGGGGCGGGCACATTTCTATAATGCCGTTGCCAAAGCCATGCGACAGATCATCCTCAATTATGTACGAGACAAACAAGCCGAGAAGCGCAAAGGGATTCATCACTCGGTTTTAGAATTAGATGAACAGCTTGAACTGCTTGTAGCCGAAGAACCAGAGCGTATCGAAGCCCTCAACGAAGCCCTTCAGTTGTTGGAAAAGACGGATAAACGTTGCTTCGATGTGGTGAATTACCGATTTTTTTTGGGCTTAGACATCAATGAAACGGCACAATTATTAGGGATTAATGCACGAACCGTTAACCGAGACTGGGCGTTCTCGAGAGCATGGCTCGAAACCCGAATTGAAGAGATGCTGTCTCAGCCCAAATAA
- a CDS encoding serine/threonine protein kinase — METNAFHRLRERISQLEDLSLSEADELLKVIRIEEPEIADELRMIWQKMCEPELPIDRFVARAQPLYEAANEHNIDDLAGRIFGNYLLKVWIGEGGMGEVYLAERLDQKGLIAAVKVLRLGTPAIRRQFEQEQSILAGLRHPGIAYFLDCGTTHDGLSYLVMEYVEGIPVTEYCNRFRLTLEHRLNYFLEICETVKYAHKHLVVHRDLKPSNILITPEGRLKLLDFGIAKLLQPTSNRVKTQLHFLTPDYASPEQLMGEPITTASDVYSLGVLLYELLVQVRPHNFEQKNLGQILEIIQNDQLKVPSAYLTTLETAKAEAVAQMLKTTSGYLTRKLNGDLDVIIRKTLTINPNERYNSAETLAQDIQLFLENKPIHARKPTITYKTIKFYERNKRAVLSAVLIFHFLMFGIGAIAFQQMENWKQTQRSEELAIFLENILLGQSNEGQQAVQLDSLRARQLIQLGWQKIEDRLKQQPEMQVRILTALSELASSNGFWITADTLALNAIRKSEVVQQTPALSIRAYLQGATTATSLSKTTTSDTYLKKAWGILNQQMPRDRKTRVRIRTARAQNALLIYDTERAYSELKAALTEVKPLEDRESYLLRGEIYRQLGFREVLREAPPLATKHYQEALMAFQLAYGRYHPAVLEAMVDLSRMFNLARREDEAQYLLLEAEAIAKTSHTELPRIQAMIEIEIANSFYGQARFDKAVEYYVRAEEKMKKQFPHLRNLNIQLSASWNLASIYFQSGKTEQYQQALRRSLSLSEKLFNASNKLYQPHQVPWIQSCITRAENLSATGAYMPAIAQLGRCINVVNPDGKEGHLVSLARIRLAEVYILMQKYDIATNVLSIAREVEEKSKTYHQSIWGELRSTEGWLAWQQNRTGHTLLRTGYEMLLETRGIANPATQKAYRRWQTANG; from the coding sequence ATGGAAACCAACGCCTTTCATCGCCTGCGTGAACGAATTAGCCAACTCGAAGATTTATCTCTTAGCGAGGCGGATGAACTGTTGAAGGTCATCCGGATAGAAGAGCCAGAAATCGCCGATGAGTTGCGGATGATATGGCAAAAAATGTGTGAGCCGGAATTGCCCATAGACCGTTTTGTTGCTCGTGCCCAGCCCTTGTATGAGGCCGCAAATGAGCATAATATTGATGATCTTGCGGGAAGAATCTTTGGGAATTATCTCCTGAAAGTTTGGATTGGTGAAGGTGGGATGGGAGAGGTCTATCTGGCCGAAAGGTTAGACCAAAAGGGCTTAATCGCGGCTGTAAAGGTTTTACGATTGGGTACGCCAGCGATTCGGCGGCAGTTTGAGCAAGAACAAAGTATTTTAGCAGGGCTGCGACACCCCGGCATCGCCTATTTTTTGGATTGCGGCACTACGCACGATGGGTTGTCTTATCTGGTGATGGAATATGTGGAGGGAATCCCCGTTACCGAGTATTGTAACCGTTTTCGGTTAACACTTGAACATCGGTTGAACTATTTTTTAGAGATTTGTGAAACCGTAAAATATGCACATAAGCACCTTGTTGTTCACCGCGACCTAAAGCCGTCCAATATCCTGATTACGCCAGAAGGCCGTTTAAAACTCTTAGACTTTGGCATCGCAAAATTACTCCAGCCCACTTCAAATCGGGTAAAAACGCAACTTCATTTTTTAACCCCCGACTATGCCAGCCCCGAACAACTGATGGGCGAACCCATCACCACAGCATCGGATGTCTATAGTTTAGGGGTATTGTTGTATGAACTTCTGGTTCAAGTCCGTCCGCATAATTTTGAGCAGAAAAACCTCGGGCAAATTTTAGAAATTATCCAAAACGATCAACTTAAAGTTCCAAGCGCCTATTTAACAACATTAGAAACCGCAAAAGCCGAAGCGGTTGCGCAGATGCTCAAGACAACATCGGGATACCTGACGCGAAAGCTCAATGGTGATCTGGATGTGATTATTCGCAAAACGTTGACCATAAACCCGAACGAACGCTATAACTCGGCGGAGACGCTTGCGCAGGATATTCAGCTTTTTTTAGAAAATAAGCCCATACATGCTAGAAAGCCAACCATTACCTATAAAACTATTAAGTTCTATGAACGCAATAAACGGGCCGTTTTAAGTGCAGTTTTGATATTCCATTTTTTAATGTTCGGCATTGGTGCAATTGCTTTCCAGCAAATGGAAAATTGGAAACAAACACAACGGTCTGAAGAATTGGCCATTTTCTTGGAAAATATCTTGTTGGGACAAAGCAATGAAGGTCAGCAAGCGGTACAGTTAGACTCGCTTCGGGCACGCCAATTAATCCAATTGGGTTGGCAAAAAATCGAAGACCGCCTTAAGCAGCAACCCGAAATGCAGGTGCGTATTCTTACGGCACTATCGGAGCTTGCTTCTTCTAATGGTTTTTGGATTACGGCAGACACCTTGGCGCTGAATGCCATCCGCAAAAGTGAGGTCGTTCAACAAACCCCTGCGCTTTCTATACGTGCTTATTTGCAGGGCGCCACGACAGCAACAAGTTTGTCAAAAACCACAACATCAGACACCTACTTGAAAAAGGCATGGGGGATACTAAACCAGCAAATGCCCAGAGATCGTAAAACACGTGTAAGAATCCGAACAGCCCGTGCCCAAAATGCACTGTTAATCTATGATACAGAACGGGCTTATTCCGAATTGAAGGCCGCCTTAACAGAGGTGAAGCCCTTGGAAGACCGCGAATCCTATCTGCTCCGTGGTGAAATCTACCGTCAACTGGGCTTTAGAGAAGTCTTGCGCGAGGCTCCGCCATTGGCCACCAAACATTATCAAGAGGCGCTTATGGCCTTTCAATTGGCGTATGGGCGATACCATCCTGCCGTTCTTGAGGCAATGGTGGACCTGAGCAGGATGTTCAATCTGGCCCGTAGGGAAGACGAAGCGCAGTATTTATTGCTCGAAGCCGAGGCCATTGCTAAGACCTCCCACACCGAGTTGCCACGGATTCAGGCGATGATAGAGATTGAAATCGCAAATAGTTTTTATGGTCAGGCACGCTTCGACAAAGCCGTGGAATATTATGTGCGTGCTGAGGAAAAGATGAAAAAACAATTTCCCCATTTGCGTAATCTGAACATACAACTTTCCGCAAGCTGGAATCTGGCAAGTATATATTTCCAAAGCGGCAAAACAGAACAATATCAACAAGCCTTACGCCGATCGCTATCATTATCCGAGAAGTTGTTTAATGCCTCCAATAAATTATACCAACCTCATCAGGTTCCATGGATACAATCGTGTATTACCCGTGCCGAAAACTTAAGCGCAACCGGAGCCTATATGCCTGCCATTGCACAACTTGGTCGTTGTATAAATGTTGTAAACCCAGATGGAAAAGAAGGACATTTAGTCTCTTTAGCACGCATTCGCTTGGCCGAAGTGTACATCTTAATGCAAAAATACGATATAGCGACGAACGTTTTGTCCATTGCAAGGGAGGTTGAAGAAAAAAGCAAGACATATCATCAAAGTATATGGGGAGAACTGAGAAGTACAGAAGGTTGGTTGGCATGGCAACAAAACAGAACCGGACATACACTCCTCCGAACAGGTTATGAGATGTTGCTGGAAACACGCGGGATAGCAAATCCGGCCACGCAAAAAGCGTATCGCCGATGGCAAACTGCAAATGGGTGA
- a CDS encoding DUF4249 domain-containing protein: MKKISILFAISFFIWGCDFEQVIDLEVPLKSQLVLNGALCPDSSLTIHLSKTSAAVGRLESPAFVNNATVTAWEDNKLLGNLTWTGVEGRFALKDFYPQPGKTYRIKATSADFPEVEAETTIPEPIKLRANISKQQSNITLDFTLDDNPAKKNIYMVSAYEVIPPVLYSVVGYPPYTIPQSVMPKYCVMKAIFIPQSQFNFENSEIGGLYCGNRLTFNDLLMKAEGNAFTLNVFDVDDRNGSSSYVFVGAISEEITKYDATLGSNQNNGAVLGNEPSNVYGNVKGGLGILASYNGIRYKL; the protein is encoded by the coding sequence ATGAAAAAAATAAGTATCCTCTTTGCGATAAGTTTCTTTATTTGGGGGTGTGACTTTGAGCAAGTGATTGACCTTGAAGTACCCCTGAAGTCTCAGTTGGTGCTTAATGGTGCGTTATGCCCCGATAGTAGCCTCACCATTCACCTCTCAAAGACCTCCGCAGCCGTAGGAAGATTGGAATCTCCAGCGTTTGTAAACAATGCAACGGTAACGGCATGGGAGGACAATAAGCTCTTGGGTAATTTGACATGGACAGGAGTTGAAGGACGTTTTGCTTTGAAAGATTTTTACCCACAACCCGGAAAAACCTATCGGATAAAAGCTACCTCTGCCGATTTTCCAGAGGTAGAAGCGGAAACCACCATCCCAGAGCCTATAAAACTACGCGCAAATATTTCTAAACAGCAATCCAACATTACCTTGGATTTTACACTGGACGATAATCCAGCTAAAAAGAATATTTATATGGTTTCTGCTTATGAAGTTATACCTCCTGTGCTTTATAGTGTTGTAGGTTATCCGCCCTATACCATACCACAATCCGTAATGCCTAAGTATTGTGTTATGAAAGCGATTTTTATTCCTCAATCACAATTCAATTTCGAAAATTCAGAAATTGGGGGGTTGTATTGTGGCAATAGACTGACGTTCAATGACCTTTTGATGAAAGCCGAAGGTAATGCTTTTACCCTGAACGTTTTTGATGTAGATGATCGAAACGGTTCCAGTAGTTATGTTTTTGTAGGGGCGATTTCCGAGGAGATCACGAAATATGATGCAACCCTTGGCAGCAATCAAAATAATGGGGCAGTACTTGGGAATGAGCCATCAAATGTCTATGGGAATGTAAAAGGGGGCTTGGGAATTTTGGCCAGTTATAATGGTATTCGGTATAAATTATAA